A single region of the Saprospiraceae bacterium genome encodes:
- a CDS encoding PorP/SprF family type IX secretion system membrane protein, translating into MNIKKWFHKHGTIAFIICGGFSFLYSPIIKAQDPSFSQYFNNRLYFNPAYAGIDGALNFSAGYRKQWSKIPGGFTTQFVSVEDFESCFNSGIGLYLMQDTEGEGILRTQMAAFSYAYVVPIRQGKTLHNIRLGISPYWMQKDIDWSRLTFSDQLDPKEGAIYPTQFQPFEDIPVNFGGINAGFVYRRDKPTKWKDDSQLEIGLAVNHLLNVKFNTGPIESLQGLDTGLYPRISAFLGFYHPLFRMTNKRYVFYLTPQAKYERQGQLQATTLGANIRYETISIGLFYQNSTPFSDWQNTNAFVAYLGLSLPLADDQLLDIGLSYDTNAGGLRSRTGGVFELTLKYLIDNNGLFCKLFDMGNAESRIHCPPVGQPAKRRFRQSK; encoded by the coding sequence ATGAATATAAAAAAGTGGTTTCATAAACACGGTACAATAGCCTTTATAATATGTGGAGGCTTTTCCTTTCTTTATAGTCCTATCATAAAGGCCCAGGACCCCTCCTTCTCTCAATATTTTAACAATCGACTCTATTTTAACCCTGCATATGCCGGCATTGACGGGGCTTTGAATTTTTCGGCAGGTTATAGAAAACAGTGGAGTAAAATCCCTGGCGGTTTTACCACCCAATTTGTCAGTGTAGAAGATTTTGAGTCTTGTTTTAACAGTGGCATTGGGTTGTATTTGATGCAAGATACGGAAGGAGAGGGCATCCTTAGAACCCAAATGGCTGCTTTTAGTTATGCCTATGTGGTGCCTATCCGACAAGGAAAAACTTTGCATAACATAAGATTAGGCATTTCACCCTATTGGATGCAAAAGGATATAGACTGGAGTCGATTGACTTTCTCCGACCAGCTCGATCCAAAGGAAGGAGCCATCTATCCTACCCAATTTCAGCCTTTTGAAGACATCCCCGTTAATTTTGGCGGGATAAATGCAGGTTTTGTATATCGAAGGGATAAACCAACCAAATGGAAAGACGATTCTCAGTTGGAAATAGGTTTAGCCGTCAACCACCTATTAAATGTAAAGTTTAATACGGGGCCCATTGAATCCCTACAGGGGCTTGATACGGGACTTTACCCTAGAATAAGCGCTTTTTTAGGGTTTTATCATCCGCTCTTTCGGATGACGAATAAGCGATATGTATTTTATCTTACCCCTCAGGCAAAATACGAACGACAAGGGCAGTTGCAGGCGACCACCCTAGGCGCCAATATTCGATATGAAACCATTAGCATCGGGTTGTTTTACCAAAACTCAACGCCGTTTTCCGATTGGCAAAACACCAATGCTTTTGTCGCCTATCTAGGCTTGTCACTGCCGCTGGCGGACGATCAGTTGCTCGATATTGGTTTAAGTTATGACACTAACGCTGGCGGATTGCGCAGCAGAACAGGCGGTGTATTTGAGCTTACACTTAAATACCTTATCGACAATAATGGCCTTTTTTGTAAGTTATTTGATATGGGGAATGCAGAAAGTCGCATACATTGCCCCCCTGTCGGCCAACCGGCCAAGCGCCGATTTCGGCAGTCAAAATAA
- a CDS encoding PKD domain-containing protein, whose translation MSKRVKYTLCCLFVLIGFKHTVWSQCSGARMDANYELLTNDICEGELIPVANATDVGGNTNVIYIWDWGDGKKDTLYSRKDTSHIYIFEDLDVCSTPGGEASVSLRLDAIVPDCPQLSHFVIKPIFIKLKPKAFFNAPEFLCTPDLTVDFQNQSCSPDPETTYLWNFDDPASGNNTSTEESPSHTFSGPGFYTVRLTTNGFCGIATYNQTIAVYDSPKADATFEFTPLNGCTPVNIRLRNRSQFATNFNWSFSPANNGFYINETDEFSEEPEIRVTGPGQYIFQLKARNICGEDTWRDTLELFEAPTVNLQPVLPGCESVTVNFANHVTYTGSVFEYRWTFQNGQPATSTEAKPSGVVFDTPGTHQVIVQAINNVCGSIADTIQIVVQSREAVAIQTPAPNTTFCTSDNPLSFAATPPGGQWSGPGINPAGVFNPASAGVGRHTLTYRFGNGVCSSENSVEIEVFQAPGVSLAAEAAVCESLNYTPNVSYVSEEFINSYRWTFENGSISSSTAAFPTDILFNTSGWVTVEIGSNCGLIVDSTFIEVQAPANLQITPPVGAICNTSSPFTLAVTPAGGNWSGPGVTAAGVFDPGQAGPGSHVLTYTFVQGACNQSETLAIEVLAAAAVSVETDVLVCEDGPVYNLDFTPFGGTWSGSVGLVDPALGQFDPKQVTPGNLTLTYTFPDANGCVVTRDASITVQALPTIGLPSSVTFCRTDAIINLPAQVGLSLNPPGGTTQWTGPGIIDEANGIFKSSVGEAQNRDEFDVMLTYTQGACVVSTEMEIILAEPQIAEAGNDFTICVDEGTVQLLGSPVGGRWSGPGIDAVSGEINLQAAGGGRFDYTYTFSPGTSCEVSDQVEVSIIDLSGVDAGDDFSICQGAGVMALSGFTPLGGRWRGPGIIDSINGLFNPGILQGGEIYSLEYTVENEEVGCAATDRVTVNIFPVPEAAFQVIGTTCLNEPIVLENNSVSVCSYAWDFGDGGTSTEEVPQHTYTVIGDYTITLTITSCDGCIDVFRRNVSVTIPPSAAFTPDLREGCAVLEVNFENESLGVGVTYNWDFGDGQLSDLADPGTIFFQQGRDDTTYVVTLTATNGCGAVQDIDSITVFPKPIVDFGTDIDDGCSPLQIRFANITAGNPDNFFWNLGNGVMSRDSIPPDQKYTTSDSTFTIYTISLTATNECGADTLSREILVKPNDVDPFFNIDTTSGCQPLEVHFTNFSTPGAAVSWNFGDGNFSNQASPTHIYDTLGTFTVFQYVNNGCSFDTASIKVRVFPAPEVSFTHQATACIGERVLFQNTAPDVGAAEWDFGDGDISLLVSPEHAFDSAGTYTVTLTVYSSTDNCPSSISSTIVILPNPVADFVPSDTDGCLPFSVCFTNTSQGAAYYGWSFGDGEGSVEQNPCHTYYEPGNFSVTLKSTDANGCFTDIAVFNVQAYELPESAFTPQKTQYCDIDEPINLINQSQRAAAYQWDFGDGNTGVQTSPIIYYADTGRYDITLIALNAFGCSDTTTHSIGVNFQPAAFFGPRRFEICERNTFVLENTSLNANQFLWDFGDGNTSTAEQPAYEYSTQGVYSLKLVVNYNDLCFDSLVVPNAVRVIRGPIADFTWQEDPTFGPGGLIRFMNRSIDADAFFWDFGDGEVSEESDPRHEYEDNGTWEALLVAFHPNGCTDTTSAVVSPGLFFNFSAPNAFSPESGIGDVKYFKPAGVGIKELHLQVFSAWGELLWESKELDGEQPGAYWDGMYKGKFAPQGAYAWKASITYINDIREVKMGSVILLR comes from the coding sequence ATGTCCAAACGAGTTAAATATACCCTCTGCTGTCTTTTTGTACTAATTGGCTTTAAGCATACGGTATGGAGTCAATGCTCTGGCGCAAGGATGGATGCCAATTACGAATTATTGACCAACGATATTTGTGAAGGAGAGCTCATCCCTGTTGCTAATGCGACAGATGTGGGCGGCAATACGAATGTGATTTATATTTGGGATTGGGGAGATGGGAAAAAAGATACTTTATATAGCAGAAAGGATACGTCGCATATTTATATTTTTGAAGACCTGGATGTTTGTAGTACGCCAGGTGGGGAAGCTTCCGTCAGCCTTCGTTTGGACGCCATCGTGCCCGATTGCCCACAACTGAGTCACTTTGTGATAAAACCTATCTTTATAAAACTCAAGCCTAAAGCCTTTTTTAATGCGCCTGAATTCCTTTGTACACCTGACCTAACGGTTGATTTTCAGAACCAAAGCTGTAGTCCCGATCCGGAGACGACTTATCTATGGAATTTTGACGACCCAGCATCCGGAAATAATACTTCGACGGAGGAGTCCCCTTCCCATACGTTTAGTGGACCAGGTTTTTACACCGTTCGTTTAACGACTAATGGTTTCTGTGGAATAGCCACCTACAACCAAACGATAGCCGTGTATGATAGTCCAAAAGCCGATGCAACTTTTGAATTTACACCGCTAAATGGTTGCACACCTGTCAATATTCGCCTGCGCAACCGATCTCAATTTGCTACTAACTTTAACTGGAGTTTTTCGCCTGCGAATAATGGGTTTTATATAAATGAAACAGATGAATTTTCAGAAGAGCCAGAAATCAGGGTGACCGGCCCAGGTCAATACATTTTTCAATTAAAAGCAAGAAACATTTGTGGAGAGGATACCTGGCGGGATACCCTGGAATTATTTGAAGCGCCTACGGTAAATCTGCAACCCGTATTGCCAGGCTGTGAAAGCGTAACGGTCAATTTTGCTAACCATGTCACGTATACGGGCTCCGTTTTTGAATATCGATGGACTTTTCAAAATGGTCAACCCGCCACCTCCACGGAGGCTAAGCCTAGTGGTGTCGTTTTTGATACTCCAGGTACCCACCAAGTCATTGTGCAAGCCATCAATAATGTTTGTGGATCAATAGCTGATACCATTCAGATAGTGGTGCAAAGTCGAGAGGCGGTTGCTATTCAAACCCCCGCACCTAACACTACATTTTGTACCAGTGATAACCCCCTTAGCTTTGCGGCTACACCCCCTGGCGGCCAATGGTCCGGCCCGGGAATCAACCCTGCAGGTGTCTTTAATCCCGCGAGTGCAGGTGTGGGCAGACACACCCTGACCTACCGGTTTGGGAATGGTGTTTGCAGCTCAGAGAATTCGGTAGAAATAGAAGTTTTTCAAGCACCGGGTGTTAGTTTAGCAGCCGAGGCGGCGGTCTGCGAAAGCTTGAATTATACACCCAATGTGAGTTATGTTTCAGAAGAATTTATTAATAGTTATAGGTGGACCTTTGAGAATGGCTCTATTTCGTCATCTACTGCGGCATTTCCGACCGACATTTTATTTAACACCTCAGGTTGGGTGACGGTAGAGATAGGAAGCAATTGTGGCTTGATCGTTGATTCTACTTTTATAGAAGTGCAAGCGCCTGCAAATTTGCAGATAACGCCACCTGTTGGGGCCATTTGTAATACCTCCAGCCCGTTTACCCTGGCCGTCACGCCCGCTGGCGGCAATTGGTCGGGTCCTGGTGTTACAGCAGCCGGTGTTTTCGACCCCGGGCAAGCGGGACCAGGCAGCCATGTATTGACCTACACCTTTGTGCAGGGCGCCTGCAACCAAAGTGAAACCTTGGCAATAGAGGTATTAGCCGCCGCTGCTGTAAGCGTAGAAACGGATGTGCTGGTCTGCGAAGATGGACCCGTTTACAACCTGGATTTTACTCCATTTGGTGGGACCTGGAGCGGAAGCGTTGGATTAGTTGATCCAGCATTAGGACAATTTGATCCAAAACAAGTCACGCCTGGCAACCTCACCCTGACCTATACCTTTCCAGATGCCAATGGTTGTGTTGTCACGCGAGATGCATCGATCACGGTTCAGGCGTTACCGACCATCGGATTACCGTCATCGGTCACCTTTTGCCGAACGGATGCAATCATTAATTTACCAGCTCAGGTGGGCCTAAGCCTGAACCCTCCCGGGGGAACAACGCAGTGGACGGGGCCTGGGATCATTGATGAAGCCAATGGCATCTTTAAAAGCTCCGTGGGTGAAGCGCAAAATAGAGACGAATTTGACGTGATGCTCACTTATACCCAAGGCGCTTGTGTTGTATCAACGGAAATGGAAATAATTTTGGCCGAACCCCAAATAGCAGAAGCAGGGAATGACTTTACGATTTGTGTTGACGAAGGAACCGTTCAACTGCTTGGTTCGCCCGTAGGAGGAAGATGGTCAGGACCCGGCATTGATGCCGTATCTGGAGAAATAAACCTTCAGGCAGCAGGAGGTGGACGCTTTGATTATACCTATACCTTTTCGCCAGGAACGAGTTGCGAAGTAAGTGACCAGGTAGAAGTTTCCATTATCGATTTATCGGGTGTGGATGCAGGGGATGATTTTTCTATTTGTCAGGGCGCAGGCGTAATGGCGTTATCAGGGTTTACCCCATTGGGTGGCAGATGGCGAGGGCCTGGAATTATTGATTCAATTAATGGACTATTCAATCCTGGCATTTTGCAAGGCGGAGAAATTTATTCGTTGGAATATACCGTTGAAAATGAAGAAGTAGGCTGTGCCGCTACAGATCGGGTTACTGTTAATATTTTCCCCGTTCCGGAGGCTGCCTTTCAGGTGATTGGTACAACTTGTTTGAATGAACCCATTGTATTGGAGAACAATTCGGTTTCCGTTTGTTCTTATGCCTGGGATTTTGGCGACGGGGGAACCTCTACGGAGGAAGTTCCGCAACACACCTATACCGTAATTGGTGATTACACCATTACCCTCACCATTACTTCATGTGATGGCTGTATCGATGTTTTTCGGCGAAATGTTTCCGTTACAATTCCCCCTAGTGCCGCGTTTACGCCAGACCTAAGAGAAGGTTGTGCAGTATTGGAAGTCAATTTTGAGAATGAAAGCTTGGGCGTAGGGGTGACCTACAACTGGGATTTTGGCGATGGCCAACTGAGCGATTTGGCTGATCCGGGTACCATCTTTTTTCAACAAGGTCGAGATGATACGACCTATGTAGTGACACTTACAGCGACCAACGGCTGTGGCGCGGTCCAGGATATTGATTCCATCACGGTTTTTCCAAAACCTATTGTAGACTTTGGTACCGATATTGATGACGGTTGCTCTCCTTTGCAGATTCGATTTGCAAACATAACTGCTGGTAATCCCGATAATTTCTTTTGGAATTTAGGGAATGGCGTGATGTCAAGAGATTCTATTCCACCGGATCAAAAATATACGACGAGTGATTCTACCTTCACGATTTATACGATTAGTTTAACCGCTACGAATGAATGCGGAGCGGATACGCTCTCCCGCGAAATCCTCGTAAAGCCCAACGATGTAGATCCTTTTTTCAATATTGATACGACCAGTGGATGTCAGCCACTTGAAGTTCATTTTACCAATTTCTCTACTCCTGGGGCGGCTGTTAGTTGGAACTTTGGTGATGGTAATTTTTCAAACCAGGCGAGTCCAACCCATATTTATGATACCCTTGGCACCTTTACTGTTTTTCAGTATGTTAATAATGGTTGTAGTTTTGACACGGCCAGTATCAAGGTGCGTGTATTTCCAGCACCTGAGGTATCTTTCACTCATCAAGCCACCGCTTGTATCGGGGAACGGGTCTTGTTTCAAAATACAGCTCCAGATGTGGGCGCTGCAGAATGGGACTTTGGAGATGGCGACATTTCGCTACTCGTTTCGCCCGAGCATGCCTTTGACTCGGCGGGCACCTATACGGTTACCCTTACCGTTTATTCCTCGACCGACAATTGCCCTTCGAGCATTAGTAGTACGATTGTGATATTGCCCAATCCTGTCGCTGACTTTGTGCCTTCGGACACCGACGGCTGTTTACCTTTTTCCGTCTGTTTTACCAATACCAGTCAGGGGGCAGCCTATTACGGATGGTCCTTTGGCGATGGAGAGGGAAGTGTAGAGCAAAACCCATGTCATACTTATTATGAACCGGGGAATTTTTCAGTTACCTTAAAAAGTACAGATGCTAATGGTTGCTTTACGGACATTGCCGTATTCAATGTCCAGGCTTATGAATTGCCGGAAAGTGCCTTTACGCCTCAGAAAACGCAATATTGCGATATTGATGAACCGATCAACCTGATTAACCAATCTCAAAGGGCGGCTGCTTATCAATGGGATTTTGGCGATGGCAATACGGGGGTACAGACCAGTCCCATTATCTACTATGCGGACACGGGGCGTTATGATATCACCTTGATTGCACTCAACGCCTTTGGTTGTAGCGATACCACGACGCACTCGATTGGTGTCAATTTTCAACCTGCTGCCTTTTTTGGGCCAAGGCGCTTTGAGATATGCGAACGCAACACCTTTGTTTTGGAAAACACGTCTCTCAATGCCAATCAATTCTTATGGGATTTTGGTGATGGTAATACCTCAACAGCTGAACAACCTGCTTATGAATATTCCACCCAAGGGGTGTATAGTTTAAAATTGGTCGTCAATTACAACGATTTGTGTTTTGATAGTTTGGTCGTCCCCAATGCGGTGCGGGTCATTCGAGGGCCCATCGCAGATTTTACCTGGCAAGAAGATCCTACTTTCGGCCCGGGGGGATTGATCCGTTTCATGAATCGATCCATTGATGCCGATGCTTTTTTCTGGGATTTCGGTGATGGCGAAGTGTCCGAAGAGTCTGATCCGCGCCATGAATACGAGGATAATGGCACCTGGGAGGCCCTGCTGGTGGCTTTCCATCCCAATGGCTGTACAGACACCACCTCAGCGGTAGTTTCCCCCGGTTTGTTCTTTAATTTTTCCGCCCCCAATGCCTTCTCCCCAGAAAGTGGCATTGGCGATGTAAAATACTTTAAACCGGCAGGGGTTGGGATAAAAGAATTGCATCTGCAAGTGTTTTCAGCCTGGGGAGAACTGCTTTGGGAATCTAAAGAACTGGATGGAGAACAACCTGGAGCATACTGGGATGGGATGTACAAAGGGAAATTTGCCCCCCAAGGCGCCTATGCCTGGAAAGCATCCATAACCTACATCAATGATATCAGGGAAGTAAAGATGGGATCGGTGATTTTGCTCCGCTAG
- a CDS encoding adenylate/guanylate cyclase domain-containing protein: MNLLLKGRTKRRVVQILWIALFWTMAGALDALNTQALAISDYFTPTDVYQFSSYFWVTTISAFITALLSGAILLFYLRDLFRTKSFGAALLFNSIVISALNFLFSALFYDLFLSVELHSSPFSPKVIEGTQNILRNGVYGKNLIFWTIITFLTVVFLHVNDKYGPGVLGKLLTGRYHRPLEEERVFLFADINASTAMAERLGHIRFFNLLNDFFRDITNSIIDTGGEIYQYVGDEIVISWPIKRGVHRANCIRCFYWMQEAIQKNGPRYIEKYGEIPHFKAGLHCGMVTSGEIGVIKKDIVYSGDVLNTTSRIINLCHKYETRILLSKTLLDKLNLPPHDLAPKRMGIYELKGKKQKVEIYTLTSEDTGRIANR, translated from the coding sequence ATGAACCTTCTACTAAAGGGACGAACGAAAAGAAGGGTTGTACAAATCCTTTGGATTGCTTTATTCTGGACAATGGCCGGAGCACTGGATGCATTGAATACACAGGCCCTAGCTATTAGTGATTACTTCACCCCTACAGACGTATACCAATTTAGTAGCTATTTTTGGGTAACGACCATCTCTGCTTTTATCACGGCGCTCCTGTCGGGTGCCATTTTACTATTTTACCTCAGGGATCTCTTCCGCACCAAGTCTTTTGGGGCTGCGCTGCTGTTTAATAGTATTGTTATTTCTGCGCTAAATTTTTTATTTAGTGCTTTATTTTATGATCTTTTCCTTAGTGTTGAATTGCATTCGTCTCCCTTCTCGCCAAAGGTAATTGAAGGTACCCAGAATATTTTGCGCAATGGGGTCTATGGCAAAAACCTCATTTTTTGGACGATTATTACCTTTCTTACGGTCGTTTTTCTGCACGTCAATGATAAATATGGCCCAGGCGTTTTGGGTAAGCTCCTCACGGGGCGCTACCATCGCCCGCTGGAGGAAGAGCGGGTCTTTTTGTTTGCCGACATCAATGCCTCCACAGCCATGGCTGAGCGTTTAGGACATATCCGGTTTTTCAACTTGCTGAATGATTTTTTCAGAGACATTACCAACTCCATCATTGATACAGGCGGTGAAATATACCAGTACGTTGGAGATGAAATTGTCATTTCCTGGCCTATTAAAAGGGGCGTTCACCGTGCCAATTGCATTCGTTGTTTTTATTGGATGCAGGAAGCCATCCAGAAAAATGGCCCGCGCTATATCGAGAAATATGGTGAAATCCCTCACTTCAAGGCAGGACTGCATTGTGGAATGGTCACTTCCGGTGAAATTGGTGTGATCAAAAAAGATATTGTCTATTCTGGCGATGTGCTAAATACCACCTCCCGGATCATTAATCTTTGCCATAAATACGAAACACGCATCCTTTTATCCAAAACCTTGCTTGATAAACTCAATCTCCCCCCTCACGATTTGGCACCGAAAAGGATGGGGATTTATGAGTTAAAAGGTAAAAAGCAAAAGGTCGAGATTTACACCCTCACTAGTGAAGATACCGGAAGGATCGCCAATAGGTGA
- a CDS encoding GNAT family protein, with amino-acid sequence MQEYLFNIDTALITKRAVVRRFRENDGEQLYDLIQTNRSYLEDAFPLTVADTSSKEKAEWFVRVRIAKWLLQEEYCFGVWDNDSAKLIGFIRLFRIDWRIPKSEIGFFVDRDFSGKGIMTEVLLTIIRFAFGQLKLEKISLRTAMDNYASQRLARKCGFGREGDLRADFKKTSGEVIDVMMLGLTRGEWEKI; translated from the coding sequence ATGCAAGAATACCTATTTAATATAGATACTGCGCTGATTACCAAGCGCGCCGTGGTACGTCGATTCCGCGAAAATGACGGCGAGCAATTGTATGACCTGATCCAAACCAACCGAAGTTACCTGGAAGACGCCTTCCCGTTGACCGTAGCTGATACCAGCTCCAAAGAAAAAGCGGAATGGTTTGTCCGTGTTCGAATCGCCAAATGGTTGCTACAGGAAGAGTATTGCTTCGGCGTTTGGGACAATGATTCGGCTAAGCTCATAGGTTTTATCCGCCTGTTCCGCATCGACTGGCGCATCCCCAAATCGGAGATCGGCTTTTTTGTCGACCGCGACTTCAGCGGCAAGGGCATCATGACCGAAGTGCTGCTCACCATCATCCGCTTCGCCTTCGGCCAACTCAAGCTCGAAAAGATCAGCCTCCGCACCGCCATGGACAACTACGCTTCTCAGCGCCTGGCCCGCAAATGTGGCTTTGGCCGCGAAGGCGACCTCCGCGCCGACTTCAAGAAAACCAGCGGCGAAGTGATCGACGTCATGATGCTGGGGCTGACGCGGGGGGAGTGGGAGAAGATTTGA
- a CDS encoding nucleoside 2-deoxyribosyltransferase domain-containing protein produces MIMIKPPHPIEVSTASIFLAGSIAQDKAQKWQDYLTDQLSNTSFTILNPRRESWDSSWQQIKAFEPFREQVEWELEGLEVADLIIMYFDPSTQSPISLLELGLYAQSKKLVVCCPEGFWRKGNVDIVCERYGVPQVEQLDDFIPYIDAFLGK; encoded by the coding sequence ATGATAATGATTAAACCACCTCACCCGATTGAGGTATCGACCGCCAGTATTTTCCTGGCAGGTAGCATCGCCCAAGACAAGGCTCAAAAATGGCAAGACTATTTAACGGACCAACTTTCAAATACGTCCTTTACCATCCTCAATCCAAGGCGAGAGAGTTGGGATTCATCCTGGCAGCAAATTAAGGCATTTGAACCTTTTAGGGAACAAGTGGAATGGGAATTAGAAGGCTTGGAAGTTGCCGATCTAATTATCATGTATTTCGATCCGAGTACACAATCACCAATAAGTCTTTTAGAGTTGGGTCTTTATGCACAATCGAAAAAACTGGTGGTCTGCTGTCCAGAAGGATTTTGGCGAAAAGGCAATGTCGATATTGTTTGCGAGCGGTATGGGGTTCCGCAGGTAGAACAATTAGATGATTTCATACCCTATATCGACGCTTTTCTCGGTAAATAA
- a CDS encoding HlyD family efflux transporter periplasmic adaptor subunit — translation MDKDIDPRIIKQQRRKRIWFFLLLLLVVIAALWGLRRVLSTQVDAGRLRTATAEIGRIDNTLNASGEVIPAFEQVITAPIRAEVREVLVSVGSQVDIGTPILALDKSFTELEYEKLKQELELKRNSITKLRFQLEKTLFDLQITDSIKALRINQLQAELDNSIRLESIGGGTKESVDKAGLDLKIAKLEKQQLENDLRLQEKSTITDLRELEIQSNIQSNAIREMEEKLKRADIVAKRPGVLTWVNENIGSTVSEGESLARIADLKSYKVLGTCSDLYAERLRVGMAVLIRLTDEDKVQGSISNIRPSVENNVITFDIQLEESNHPMLRPNQRVEVFIVTASKSNIVRVANGPAFKDLAQQYVFVLKDGMAERRRVNVGMTNFDFVEIEGGIEVGEEVIISDMTRYEHLEVVEVK, via the coding sequence ATGGACAAAGACATCGATCCACGCATTATCAAGCAACAGAGGAGAAAACGCATCTGGTTTTTTCTGTTACTACTCCTCGTCGTGATAGCGGCGCTCTGGGGGCTGCGGCGCGTGCTGAGCACTCAGGTGGACGCGGGCCGCCTCCGCACCGCCACAGCCGAGATCGGGCGCATCGACAATACCCTCAACGCCTCCGGAGAGGTCATCCCGGCCTTCGAGCAGGTGATTACAGCGCCCATCCGGGCAGAGGTGCGGGAGGTGCTGGTGAGCGTAGGCAGCCAGGTAGACATTGGAACGCCCATACTGGCACTGGACAAATCATTCACCGAATTGGAATATGAGAAACTGAAGCAGGAATTGGAATTGAAACGAAATAGCATCACCAAGCTGCGCTTTCAGTTGGAGAAAACGCTCTTCGATTTGCAAATTACAGATTCAATAAAGGCACTGCGGATAAATCAATTGCAAGCTGAGTTGGACAATTCGATTCGATTGGAGTCTATCGGTGGAGGAACGAAGGAGAGCGTCGATAAAGCAGGCCTTGACCTCAAAATAGCAAAGCTGGAAAAGCAGCAGCTGGAGAACGACCTCCGCCTCCAGGAAAAGTCAACGATCACTGATTTACGGGAATTAGAAATTCAATCCAATATACAGTCGAATGCCATTCGGGAGATGGAGGAGAAGCTCAAGCGGGCAGATATTGTGGCCAAACGGCCTGGTGTACTGACCTGGGTGAACGAAAACATTGGCTCAACCGTGAGTGAAGGGGAGTCGCTGGCTCGAATTGCTGATTTAAAATCTTATAAAGTACTTGGTACCTGCTCAGATCTTTATGCGGAGCGCCTGCGGGTGGGGATGGCCGTCTTGATTCGCCTGACGGACGAGGATAAGGTGCAGGGCTCGATTAGCAATATCCGCCCTTCTGTGGAGAATAATGTGATCACTTTTGATATCCAGTTGGAGGAAAGCAATCATCCGATGTTGCGGCCCAATCAGCGGGTGGAGGTCTTTATCGTTACCGCCTCTAAAAGCAATATCGTGCGGGTGGCAAATGGGCCGGCCTTCAAGGACTTGGCGCAGCAGTACGTGTTTGTGCTAAAAGACGGGATGGCGGAACGCCGAAGGGTAAATGTAGGTATGACGAATTTTGACTTCGTGGAGATAGAAGGCGGCATAGAAGTGGGGGAGGAGGTGATTATTAGTGATATGACCCGGTATGAGCATTTGGAGGTGGTGGAGGTGAAGTGA